A section of the Parasteatoda tepidariorum isolate YZ-2023 chromosome 6, CAS_Ptep_4.0, whole genome shotgun sequence genome encodes:
- the LOC139425789 gene encoding endonuclease/exonuclease/phosphatase family domain-containing protein 1-like, translating to MNIKVVNNENESSKSDEDSDDENQHIKISHTDGLKANESAIEYIEYRGEATPTFLLSLRKWETLQQKSAKVIFLIYLFVFKVKGIDFVVISFSLVSETYVAKLLPSILEQLKEKIQGKKNIFLVGDFILPPGHTVFEVLSSQGYTSLVPVETSLNDSLWQEESHIWSSLNIRKYFTGRSGVVVNGLSHLAIPDGWKWGGIVSKHCPIWAEIFTEEESNNSNVKPLLNGVSKTPLIHTDLMPNSHSEDTMTLDSYDKERCKGFWGSSWPWRHHKQRLISETKNAISMENGSL from the exons ATGAACATTAAAGtcgtcaataatgaaaatgaatctaGCAAAAGTGATGAAGACAGTGACGatgaaaatcaacatataaaaatctctcataCAGATGGCTTAAAAGCTAATGAAAGTGCTATTGAATATATAGAATATCGAGGAGAGGCGACACCAACCTTCCTGTTATCCTTAAGAAAATGGGAAACATTGCAACAAAAAAGCGCCaaagtaat ATTtctcatatatttatttgttttcaaggTGAAAGGCATTGATTTTGTAGTGATATCATTCAGTTTAGTGTCTGAAACTTACGTTGCTAAACTCCTTCCTTCAATCTTAGAgcaactgaaagaaaaaatacaag GaaagaagaatattttcctAGTTGGAGATTTCATACTTCCTCCTGGTCATACTG TGTTTGAAGTGCTGAGCAGTCAAGGTTACACAAGTCTAGTTCCTGTTGAGACATCTTTAAATGACTCATTATGGCAAGAAGAAAGTCATATCTGGTCAAGTCtaaacattagaaaatattttactg gtcgTAGTGGAGTTGTTGTCAATGGTCTTAGTCATTTAGCTATTCCTGATGGATGGAAGTGGGGTGGAATTGTGAGTAAACATTGCCCTATTTGGGCTGAAATCTTCACTGAGGAAGAATCGAACAATTCCAACGTCAAACCTCTGTTGAACGGAGTCAGCAAAACACCTCTTATTCATACTGATCTAATGCCTAATTCTCATAGTGAGGATACAATGACTCTTGACTCATATGACAAGGAGAGATGCAAAGGATTCTGGGGAAGTAGTTGGCCTTGGAGGCATCATAAACAAAGATTAATCAGTGAGACAAAAAATGCCATTAGTATGGAGAATGGCAGCCTTTAA